The following are from one region of the Cytobacillus firmus genome:
- a CDS encoding CdaR family protein: MDKLIDKMVDTRWFMKIVALILALFLFDSVYDADKELKEINVPGQQDSAIIEDVPVKSYYDTENLVVTGMPDTVDLSIEGPKSHLESAKKQQNFEVYVDLTDAEIGSQRVEIKIRDISDKLDVTINPQYADVTVHEKVTQEFKVDAEFNNSLLGEGYTAEAASAEPKTVKITGAKEVIERISFVKATLDVKGPITETIADDATVRVLDREMNKLDVIVEPQAIRVTVPVKQLSKTVPVTIVRNGEPQDGVTINSIKLDVDEASITGREDILSETESVRVEVDVSKIEKDTVLTLPVIIPDGISAVDPKTVKASIDVSTEENAETEEEKSTEEPAEETQAQAEDQEVTKTFSSLAINLSGLSEEYEAALKNPASGRTSITVTGKNSTVQDLKADDFNLYLSLADLGEGDHEVPINVDGPSGVDIKPAAGKANITITKKEEA, from the coding sequence ATGGATAAGTTAATTGATAAAATGGTAGATACCCGCTGGTTTATGAAGATCGTTGCCTTGATTCTTGCTCTTTTTCTATTTGATTCTGTGTATGATGCAGATAAGGAATTAAAGGAAATAAACGTTCCAGGTCAGCAGGATTCAGCCATTATTGAAGATGTCCCGGTGAAAAGCTATTATGATACGGAGAACCTGGTTGTAACCGGTATGCCGGACACAGTTGATTTGAGTATAGAGGGCCCCAAAAGTCACCTGGAGTCAGCGAAAAAACAGCAGAACTTTGAAGTATATGTAGATTTGACGGATGCAGAAATTGGCTCGCAAAGAGTAGAAATTAAGATTCGTGATATATCAGATAAACTGGATGTGACCATTAATCCTCAATATGCAGATGTGACTGTCCACGAAAAAGTCACCCAGGAATTTAAAGTGGATGCAGAATTTAATAATAGCCTTCTTGGTGAGGGCTATACGGCTGAAGCGGCATCTGCAGAACCAAAGACGGTTAAAATCACGGGAGCCAAAGAAGTAATCGAGCGGATCAGTTTTGTTAAAGCAACTCTTGATGTCAAGGGTCCTATAACCGAGACAATCGCTGATGATGCAACAGTCAGGGTATTGGATCGTGAGATGAATAAGCTTGATGTCATTGTGGAGCCTCAGGCCATTCGGGTAACAGTTCCGGTTAAGCAGTTAAGCAAGACGGTGCCTGTTACGATTGTCCGGAACGGGGAACCACAGGATGGGGTAACCATTAATTCGATTAAACTTGATGTTGATGAGGCTTCTATAACGGGCCGTGAAGATATATTGAGTGAGACTGAAAGCGTCAGGGTAGAGGTAGATGTCAGCAAGATTGAGAAAGATACTGTGCTCACCCTGCCGGTTATTATTCCGGATGGCATTTCAGCAGTAGATCCTAAAACAGTGAAGGCCTCAATTGATGTCAGCACTGAGGAAAATGCAGAAACAGAAGAAGAGAAAAGCACAGAGGAGCCTGCAGAAGAAACACAGGCACAAGCAGAGGATCAAGAGGTAACCAAGACCTTTTCAAGCCTTGCCATTAACTTATCCGGCTTATCCGAAGAATATGAGGCGGCCCTTAAAAATCCTGCTTCCGGAAGGACAAGTATTACGGTTACCGGGAAAAACAGCACAGTTCAGGATCTCAAAGCGGACGATTTTAATCTGTATTTGAGCCTGGCAGACCTTGGAGAAGGTGACCATGAGGTGCCAATTAATGTAGACGGTCCTTCAGGTGTGGATATAAAGCCTGCTGCAGGTAAAGCGAACATAACGATAACAAAAAAAGAAGAAGCTTAA
- the glmM gene encoding phosphoglucosamine mutase: protein MGKYFGTDGVRGVANSELTPELAFKLGRFGGYVLTKDHDRPKVLIGRDTRISGHMLEGALVAGLLSIGAEVMRLGVISTPGVAYLTKALGAEAGVMISASHNPVEDNGIKFFGPDGFKLSDDQEAEIEELMDMAEDQLPRPVGGSLGQVNDYFEGGQKYLQYLKQTVDEDFSGIHIALDCAHGATSPLATHLFADLDADLSMMGASPNGLNINAGVGSTHPEALSAFVKEREADVGLAFDGDGDRLIAIDENGDIVDGDQIMYICGKYMKEQGRLKQNTVVSTVMSNLGFYKGLEANGVESVQTAVGDRYVVEEMKKNGYNLGGEQSGHIIFLDYITTGDGLLTGLQLVNIMKVTKKPLSELANEMKKFPQKLVNIRVTDKYHVTDNEKVKEVITQVEEEMNGNGRILVRPSGTEPLVRVMAEAPTGELCASYVERIAAVVESEMGLKE from the coding sequence ATGGGTAAATATTTCGGTACAGATGGAGTACGCGGAGTTGCAAATAGTGAATTGACACCGGAGCTTGCCTTTAAGCTGGGCCGCTTTGGAGGGTACGTATTAACGAAGGACCATGATCGTCCGAAAGTATTAATCGGCCGGGATACCCGTATTTCAGGCCATATGCTGGAAGGCGCACTTGTAGCAGGGCTATTATCAATTGGAGCAGAAGTTATGCGCCTTGGAGTCATTTCAACACCTGGTGTTGCTTATTTAACAAAAGCACTGGGGGCAGAGGCTGGAGTCATGATTTCCGCTTCTCATAATCCGGTTGAAGATAACGGAATCAAGTTCTTTGGCCCGGATGGGTTTAAGCTTTCCGATGATCAGGAAGCGGAGATTGAGGAATTAATGGATATGGCAGAAGATCAGCTTCCAAGACCAGTCGGAGGAAGCCTGGGGCAGGTAAATGATTACTTTGAAGGCGGCCAGAAATATCTTCAATACTTAAAGCAGACAGTTGATGAAGATTTCTCCGGTATTCATATTGCGCTTGATTGTGCGCATGGAGCTACTTCGCCGCTTGCGACGCACTTATTTGCTGACCTTGATGCAGATCTATCCATGATGGGCGCATCTCCTAATGGCTTAAATATCAATGCAGGAGTCGGATCTACTCATCCTGAGGCACTATCTGCCTTTGTAAAGGAAAGAGAAGCAGATGTTGGTCTGGCTTTTGATGGAGACGGAGACCGTTTGATCGCTATTGATGAAAACGGCGATATTGTGGATGGCGACCAAATCATGTATATTTGCGGAAAATACATGAAAGAACAGGGAAGACTTAAGCAGAACACAGTCGTTTCTACTGTCATGAGCAATCTTGGTTTCTATAAAGGGCTGGAAGCCAACGGGGTCGAAAGTGTACAGACAGCTGTAGGTGACCGCTATGTTGTGGAAGAAATGAAGAAGAATGGCTATAATCTTGGCGGAGAACAGTCAGGACATATTATTTTCCTTGACTACATCACAACAGGAGATGGACTTTTGACCGGCCTCCAGCTTGTGAACATTATGAAGGTAACGAAAAAGCCATTATCTGAGCTTGCGAACGAAATGAAGAAATTCCCGCAGAAGCTTGTGAATATCCGTGTAACAGACAAGTATCATGTGACAGATAATGAAAAAGTAAAAGAAGTCATTACACAGGTTGAAGAGGAAATGAACGGAAACGGCCGCATTCTTGTCCGTCCTTCCGGAACAGAGCCGCTGGTCCGCGTAATGGCAGAAGCGCCAACAGGTGAGCTATGTGCTTCATATGTAGAGCGCATTGCAGCTGTTGTTGAGAGTGAAATGGGATTAAAAGAGTAA
- a CDS encoding anti-sigma factor family protein, with protein sequence MKCPAEMVVYMHEYLDEEISAEHEKELRAHLQTCGECQTHFHELKKTIALVQSTSHIQAPENFTANVMAKLPKEKRKVGVQRWLRHHPLLTAASLFLVLMMGSVVSSWDQDHQLSVSKQPNLVVQNDKVIVPEGEVVKGDVVVKNGDLEIQGEIDGNVTVINGQQYMASAGKVTGEIEEVDAIFEWLWYHIKTAAKDAVNVFETGETD encoded by the coding sequence TTGAAATGTCCAGCAGAAATGGTTGTTTATATGCACGAGTACCTAGATGAAGAGATCTCAGCCGAACATGAGAAGGAATTAAGGGCACATCTGCAAACCTGCGGGGAGTGTCAAACTCATTTCCATGAACTAAAGAAAACGATCGCTTTAGTCCAAAGCACTTCACATATACAGGCACCTGAAAATTTCACAGCAAATGTTATGGCGAAATTGCCAAAAGAAAAGCGGAAGGTTGGGGTTCAGCGCTGGCTCAGGCATCATCCGCTTTTAACGGCGGCGTCACTCTTTCTTGTTCTGATGATGGGTAGCGTCGTATCTTCCTGGGATCAGGATCACCAATTATCCGTTTCTAAGCAGCCAAACCTTGTGGTGCAAAACGATAAGGTGATTGTACCTGAAGGTGAAGTGGTTAAAGGCGATGTAGTGGTAAAGAACGGCGACTTGGAAATTCAGGGCGAGATCGACGGGAATGTTACCGTCATCAATGGGCAGCAGTATATGGCTTCTGCCGGCAAGGTTACTGGAGAAATTGAAGAGGTTGATGCCATATTCGAATGGCTGTGGTATCACATCAAAACGGCAGCTAAGGATGCTGTAAATGTCTTTGAAACCGGAGAAACAGACTAA
- the rocF gene encoding arginase: protein MNRQKLSIIGMPMDLGQMRRGVDMGPSAIRYAGVNERLKCLFEEIHDQGDIAIGRPEVQIDPNSNLRNLHLIAEKTEMLAEKVDHAIKGGSFPLVLGGDHSIAIGTLAGVSKHYSNLGVIWYDAHGDLNTAETSPSGNIHGMPLAVSLGMGHPLLTNVGGYGPKVKPENIVIIGARSLDEGERELIKEKGIKVYTMHEIDRLGMTKVMEEAITYLKERNTDGVHLSLDLDGLDPHDAPGVGTPVIGGISYRESHLAMEMLAEAQIITSAEFVEVNPILDDKNKTATVAVALMGSLFGEKLL from the coding sequence ATGAATAGACAGAAATTATCGATAATTGGGATGCCGATGGATCTTGGCCAGATGAGACGCGGTGTGGATATGGGGCCAAGTGCAATTCGGTATGCCGGAGTGAATGAACGCTTAAAATGTTTATTTGAAGAAATCCATGATCAGGGCGATATTGCTATCGGCCGCCCGGAGGTTCAAATCGATCCAAATTCAAATCTTCGAAACTTGCACCTTATAGCTGAAAAAACAGAAATGCTTGCAGAAAAAGTTGACCACGCAATAAAAGGCGGTTCTTTTCCATTAGTGCTAGGCGGCGACCATAGCATCGCGATTGGAACATTGGCAGGGGTATCGAAGCACTATTCGAATCTTGGGGTAATCTGGTATGATGCCCATGGGGATTTAAATACAGCTGAAACATCACCTTCAGGAAACATACATGGCATGCCGCTTGCTGTAAGCCTGGGGATGGGCCATCCGCTTTTAACCAATGTAGGGGGATATGGTCCAAAGGTTAAGCCGGAGAATATTGTCATTATTGGGGCAAGGTCATTGGATGAAGGAGAACGGGAGCTTATTAAGGAAAAAGGCATAAAAGTGTATACCATGCATGAAATTGACCGTCTCGGTATGACAAAGGTTATGGAAGAAGCTATTACATATTTAAAAGAAAGAAATACAGATGGTGTTCATCTGTCTCTTGATTTGGATGGGCTGGATCCGCATGATGCACCGGGTGTTGGAACTCCGGTAATTGGCGGCATCAGCTACCGTGAAAGCCACTTGGCCATGGAGATGCTTGCAGAAGCACAAATCATAACATCGGCTGAATTTGTAGAGGTTAATCCCATTTTGGATGACAAGAACAAAACAGCTACTGTAGCAGTCGCACTTATGGGTTCACTATTTGGCGAAAAGCTTCTATAA
- the sigW gene encoding RNA polymerase sigma factor SigW: METIVKKRIKQVLKGDQDAYAEVVEIYKDKVFQICYRMLGNRHEAEDIAQEAFLRAYVNIASFNIDLKFSTWLYRIATNLCIDRIRKKKPDYYLDAEVAGTDGLNMYSQIASDARLPEDDVESLELQETIQREISKLPEKYRSVIVLKYIEELSLNEISETLDLPLGTVKTRIHRGREALRNQLRYV, translated from the coding sequence ATGGAGACAATCGTAAAGAAGAGGATAAAACAAGTATTAAAAGGCGACCAGGATGCTTATGCTGAAGTTGTTGAAATATACAAAGATAAAGTTTTTCAGATTTGCTACAGAATGCTGGGAAACAGGCATGAGGCGGAGGATATCGCTCAAGAGGCTTTCTTAAGAGCTTATGTAAACATTGCCAGCTTTAATATTGACTTAAAATTTTCCACATGGCTCTATCGGATTGCCACAAACCTTTGTATAGACAGAATCAGAAAAAAGAAGCCTGATTATTATCTGGATGCAGAGGTCGCCGGAACGGATGGACTGAACATGTATTCTCAAATCGCTTCAGATGCGAGGCTGCCGGAGGATGATGTAGAAAGCCTGGAGCTGCAGGAAACAATCCAAAGAGAAATATCCAAGCTTCCTGAGAAATATCGTTCGGTTATTGTTTTAAAATATATTGAAGAATTATCGCTGAACGAGATCAGTGAAACACTCGACCTTCCCTTGGGAACGGTAAAGACCCGGATTCACCGTGGCCGGGAAGCTCTTAGAAATCAATTAAGATATGTTTAA
- a CDS encoding aspartyl-phosphate phosphatase Spo0E family protein, protein MCVKELLRDIEDCRTKMIQLAASGSFTDHMVVDVSIKLDELLNKYYTLTAKK, encoded by the coding sequence GTGTGTGTTAAGGAATTATTGAGAGATATTGAGGATTGCCGGACTAAAATGATTCAGTTAGCAGCTTCCGGTTCTTTTACAGATCACATGGTAGTGGATGTCAGCATTAAACTTGATGAACTTCTAAATAAATATTATACACTCACAGCAAAAAAATGA